The genome window AAACAATTCTATTTTTAAGGTATACTTGACATTACATCATGAGAACAacttcacatactgtatacagatGCGACTGAATTCAAACAGAATATTGTTTTGCCATTCACACCAAAGaattactgtaaaaaaaacaatcattgaAAGCAGTTTTATCTTACCGAGCTAAAATCAACTTAAATCTTGCAACTGAAATGTGTGTAAGAATGTGCAGATTTGTATCACATTATTGTGATTATTTGCAGTAAGATTCCCTTGACATAAACACATCTCTGTAATGCAGCTTTTGTAAGATTTTTAAGATGTGTAGTCATGCTCGCGGGCCTAAGCGtcctaacatgctcacagtgataACGCtagcatgtttgtgtttaggttagtttagtgtgttagcatgccaacatttgCAAAttggcactaaacacaaagtaaagctgaggAATGGCATTAGCCTTGCAGGTATTTAATCATAAACCAAATGATTGtataaacagacattttgacctgcagatgttcacACAAGTTATCCTCTGGGGGACGTGAACATATGGTGAGATCAGCCTCATGGAGGCGTTACAGAGACAGTCAGTAAGATtcatcatctgggaaccatgaccgcagcatttcatttcattccaTCCAACGGTTGTTGAGACGGTTTAGTTTGGTCTAAAGTGGGCGACCGACTTACTGACCAACAttgctgctagcatggctagaAAATCATTAAAATTATTTCagaatctgtgtttttaatcctGCGTTTGTATACTATTTTACTACTCAAATCATGAAATAAAACGTGAAGCAAATCTAAATATGCTGCTCGTATCAACACGGCATTATACATTACAACAAGTGATACAAATATGCATCTTGTCAAATTTTCAGTTACAAGATTCATGTTTTAACTCGACAGTTTTTAGGTAATTTGTTCCTCGTATTTCTGTAAGTGCTAATAGAGGACAGTATCTAGATTGTGTCAAATGTATACACATATTCAAATATTCCTATGGATGGACGGTTTtcttatatactgtaaatgaaGTCATAACACCTAGACACATTTCTTTGACAAATTGAACACTGTTGCAAAGAAAGCAACATCACAGTTTTATTGAACCACAGTGAGCAATGAAATGGGCTTTTGAACCGCTACATTTtactccctcttttctttctattaTGCTTGTAAAGGAAGACCAACAGGAACAGCTACAGATCCTAACACACTGCAGCGAGGCAGCACAATAATAAAGCCTGGATTGAATCAGAAAACAATGCGAGCAGGGCCTCCGTGTTGGAGCCCACTTTGTCCACTTTGCATCAGCTAACATGAcgtacaaaataaaagtctttgtGATATAGCAGCATTGTATTAGTCACAGTGCACCTCAAATAATTATGAAGAGTATAGTCAGTACATGAAGGTAAAAACATTGTCTAAATACAAGGACCAGTTACtacaatatgaaaatattacatttgcttAAGAGAAACAATCCATCATGAAAAGGACGAGCATCACAGGTTAGATAACATGAGTGTTTGGGTCTCTGGAGGAAAGCGGGGCGGAGGGGTGAAACAGCACAGCAATTACTATGATAGTCATACCTGAAGAGTTCTTACCCCCGTTAGGAAGGAAGGAGGTGATCTGCTTTTTTCCTTGAATCATCTCATCATCGTGAATCAAAATCCTTGAATTCAATATTTGGTACAGGAATTTACACCATGTTTAAAAATGAGCAGTAAAGTACAAACAGGAATAATTAAGTTCCCACAAATAAGCAATACACGGATATACAATGTTCTCAAAACCTTATCATACATACTGTAACAACTTTCCTCTTTTCgactgattcttttttttacacacaccgacactcacagagacactgGCCCTTCAGTTTATATGaattaaagagaaaatgttcGGTTTCCTTCGATGTGTCTCTCGAGTGCAGACGTCTGAGGTCAGCACTGACTGACGCTAAACTGCACAGCAAGTCCACACAGCCTGGATTGAATTGCTTCGACGGCCATTTTGCATATAAAGTTTGTATAAAAATCAAAAAGCAATAGCAACAGGCCCTCTTCAATGGTTAATCACACACCTACTGTGAGCTGAGCTGGAGAGACTGGAGGAGTGAACTTTGAAGTCTCTGCAGCTGAAATAAAGGCGAGAGGTAAAAACAGGAATACGGTATGTTGACCCACGTTTACTGAGGTCTGATAACAGTGAGACTGCAACGCAAAGCACGGCTTGAGATCCTTATTGTCGCTGCAGAGTTGGAAGATGGCGTTCTGTCCAAACAGCCTTTCatacaaaacaaagatttgtgtaaaaaaaactgtaaaagcaCAGTTACAAGTAAATGTGTATATCTAACATGATGAAGAAGTTTTGACAGTAGAAAAATATATGGCCTATATCAAAGTCACttagacagaaaataaatccaacAAGCAAAATTCAGGGTCATTTAACAAAGTCATGTTTATAATGACTACACGGGAGAACCAGATTACACGAGGCTAAGCTGAAGGCATTTTGGTTGTAGAAACTGGGACAGGGCATTTTGTTCAAATCTGGAGAAGTggaatttaattaaaagaaaacaaaaaaatactaACAAAGCTTGTGAACTCTTGGTGTAAAAGTTTATATTCAGTCACCTGTTCTCCGATTTTAATTTGTTTGGGTTTTTAGGGACACACAAGCGGTGCCTTCTATTTAATCTAATGTGTTGTCAATGGAGCTTTAATCAATAATAGATGTGTGCCAAATCCCGGGCGTCCCTGTCCGACTGCACAACCATTTATTTCCTCTGTGTAAGAGAAGAGAACACAAATATCTAAAACAATAAGAACACTCTCCCCCTCTTCCCAAACCCAAAGCTTTCTTTACACGTATAGCGTACAGCGTCATATTAGACACTGTTTAACAATTGACGCTATCAAAAAAGTTATAATTTCTTTTGCAAATGCTTGAGTCATAAATTACTGCATGTAGTAACAGCATGTTATCAAAACAATGAGTTTGGCATTAGTTtagaaaatgtgcaaaataatcCTCATTCTTAGCTACCAGATTAGAAAACAACAGTTCTCCACTAATCACTGATTCTTCCCATCGAGTGAATGAACTGATATAATAAGGAGTTTTAACAGGAAGCCATGATGCTTTGTAAAGCTGAATAAACTGCAGTTTGTATCTATCTGCACTAAAGACTTCGTACATTATAATTTATTAGTGAGCCAAAGCTTTGTTACTGTTTTGTAATAAGAAGATGCTTTTATCTCATCTTCCTATGTTcactaatgttttgttttaacctTAAAGACTGTGCAGATTGGCGGTCCAGGACCTATAAAGGTAactgaatgtgtttgtaataGGACTCAGGCCTCGGCATTAACAATACAGAGGAAGAGTTCACAGTGAATCCACCTCCTCTAATCAAACCAAAGCCTTCATAATAAAAGGCAGGCCTCGTCATGAGGGACACAGCTAAGGAGTTCAGTAAAGACAATAAGGCAAAAGAACAGTTAGggagtaacaacaacaaccaatcAGCTTCCAGACGTCACCATCTctgaaaaacactgtttttttccacaaaGGTGTTACATAACTAATTATAAAGTATATTTGGCTTTAAGAGTGTTCATGACTTGGGTCTAGTGCACACCTTGAAACTACATTTTTCTAATTTGTTCTTGGTTGTCAGTCCCTTTCTGGCACTGCGGGAATGAACACTTGTAATCCAAAATCAAgagttacaaaacaaaaagcttatcatttcaaacctttttttcaacATCACAAATAATAAAAGGTGTGTCTCTATGTTCCTGACCACACTGGTTGAGCAGGACGTGAAAGGTTGCCTCTTTACTGTTAATGTGTCGTGTAAAATTAATCAAACTACCATGTGCTTTTTAAATATAGAGGACAGGACTGTTTCATACTAAACATCAAACAAgaatcttattttttttacgtCATaggaaatataataaataaaataatgcatttcTCTAATGAATAACCACAACATAAATAGTGCACAGTGGGAGAAGGTCTATTGTTTTAAAGCACAGCAGGACAAAACCTGCCAACCCACACCTCTGGTGAAATATACTGTAATCATAGTGTGCATAAAGAAATCTCTGAAAGTACTGTTGTGGTTTCAGCTCTGCAGCAAATGAGCTTATTTCAGTATATTAACTCAGTGTTTCtcaagcttaaaaaaaaaacatgtccctCTTTGAAATATGATCATAAGTATTACGCCATCAGTGTCTGATTTACTAAACAACAACTGCGTTacttaaaaacacttaaatgctTCAAATGTTTAGAATCCATCTTTAAATTCATGGCAAACCAAATTTCTGTCATCTTGCGATAACACTAAGACGGCACTGTAGTTGCATTGAACTGCGTCTGTTTTGTTAGGTTTCACTCACAATTTAATGAGAAACATTCTCTTGATTATAGTATCTCGTTATTATAGTAGAATTATTTTAGGAACTATTTATAACtgatattttcttaattaacaTAACAAAGACATCTTAAGTACCTCCTGCAGTACTCCTGCAGTACTCCTGCAGTACCCCTCATGGTACTAATATCCCCATTTAAGAAACACTGTATTAACCTGCATATTAAACCCTGTGAGTACGGAGCATTATTTCATCCTTGAAGTACTTTACTTGCTACAATACAGACCGTATCACTGAAATAAAACCATGTGTACATATTTCCACTAGCTGTTTGTCCTTTTGCTACAAGTGTCCCAGGTTAATGCTGCTCATGTCCGTACTCCATGCTGCTCTATTGCAACGTTTCCAAATAGGGAAAACCATATACATGATTATATTAACCAAAAACAGTGACTAAGGTCTGTGTGATGAATTCTTCTAATGAAACAAATGCATGGGAGGTAAAGTGCATTGTAATAACCTGTGTGTTGCTACATGTGGTGGAAACATCAGAGTGGTGATGTAAATGAAGTAGGACATGAACAGTGAACCGTTTCCATGTTTGCGTAACCGTTGTGCATGCATTTAAGATTAATGGCAACATTGTATTTCTGTGTGGCTGTGAATGTAAACAATCGGAACAAAAAGGAAGAGCCGTgagaaaaaactgaaatgagATATCTGAGAGTGATGATTAGGtctatacaaaatattggcacaTTATCTTATAAACAGTGTGCTGGATGATGCTCATGTTACGACTGAAACAAATGAAGCATCCAGTCTTTCGTCTCGTGTTTCACAGTATTAAAAGtgccaaacacacacctccattTTCCAACTGTAATATTTCTCATCACATCTCTCTTCATACAATGTGCTGCACTCTTCCTTTGACGCTCATCCATAACATTTGAATCTCTTCTTTACCTGCAGCAACCCGACACGCTCCTGACCCCTGACCTGCCTCACACCTGAGTCTCCACGCCGCTAAGTTTAGGCATCAGGATACGAGGAGTCACCCCGGAGTTGAGGTCCCTCTCGAACTCCAAAAGCTGGCCCATGAAGTTGAGATTCGGGGACACCACTGGACGACGGCTCCGCACGTACTTGTAGGCATCTGTCATTGTCATGAGGGTGTGCTTCATAAGGTAGGCGATGGCGATGGTTGCAGAACGGGACACGCCGGCCTGGCAGTGTACCAACACTCCCTGTCCACTCTGATATGCCTCCTCTGCAGATGAGATAACAGAACAGATGAACTCAATATTCTGAATTAAAGAAGTGAAAACTGGCTTAATGCTGCATATTGGCCGGCTGTGAGCGTCCGTGAATATAAAAGGAAtcattaattaacatttaaacttACAACTAACATCAAGCAAGGCCCACGACAGGTAACATTAcatcctaaataaataattaagcgCGAATGTAGAATGTAAACATGCATGTTTCTACTTTTAAAACATCACTAACTGtcttttaaagtaataatcttgaagatttacatttaaataattgtctgTTAAGTCAATATTCATCACCAaatgaggtaacacaatggtgattgagCCTATGGCCCACTGATAAAAGTacttgtaataattaaatatttgcagaattacaaactgggtgtctttgaaaagaagaaatggTGTATTAAGCTACAGCTAATGCAAACCgaacatttcattttatacaCCACCTTTTGATAAACACTAGACAAAAGTTCTGCCAGTCAATAAAGAAACTCGTCTGAAGGCGAGTCTCTTCTACCCCAGTGTGGGTGGCATGAGCAGAGTCAGGAGCTCACTTCAGAGACATTAACACAATAGTCAACGCCACGACTTTGAAGGATATATACTGTTGATATGAAAAGCTGATCACattgcagaataatatattcttttctttttattatatagAAATTGTCACCAAAAAGgactcacaaacacaacaatgtaTCAGGATGTATCTCACCAATGAACTCAAAAACCTCCTCAAAGTATTGGCGAAGGTTTTGCTTGCTGTTATCAGTGGCTGGCAGCCTTTTGTAGCGTAGTCCAGAGTTGACGTGGTAGAGGGGCAGGTGTGTGGTCACGTTGACCACGTAGCCGATGTTGAGGCGCAGCAGCAGGTCAAGGTCCTGGGCGTCTCTCTCATTCCCCAGAAACAGGAAGGGCAGGATGGGACTGATCACAGCGTTCTCCGCATCAGGTGTCATCGCGGTCTCATCAGACAGAGAAGCCGGCAAAGAAGACGAGAGCGGTAGAGAAAGGTGCACTGGAAgaagacgagacagagagaaagtgtgtagAACATTGTCTGCAGTCTGCCACAGAGCAAGAGATGATGACTTTATACTTTGAAACATCTACAGGGTGACAAACtaacaaataaaacttaaatCACTGACTCAAAGCTGGGTCATATTAGTCTGAATGCTGATTAGCAGTATTTATAGGCTATTAAAGAGGTCTGGCCATTAGCACTATTTtataacttaaattaaataactTGCTGAGATCCAAAGAAGTTAGATCCCAAATGTGGATGCATCTgttaaaaagctaaatatttaacACGTCAAGGAGAACAGGCTCCGAATCATGACAGCATCcaccaaacacagacaggttgCATTAACTAACAACTAACCAACAGGGATTGTGATTCAATATGACCCCGCTTTATGTCAGTGATAGAGCTACTTCATAgataatgtgtatttttaccACTTGCACTTCggtgaactgtaaaataatctTACTTCTGCTGTTCTCCTCATCTTGATCTCTGTTCAGAGAGTTGAGGGCCAGGTGAAGGGACTGAGCCGTGGGCAGGGAAtgtcctccctccctgtctctctgccagGGCCTGGGTTTGATGAGTGTGCTAGGGGCGGACGGTGGAGGTGAAAAGGACACAGGTGACGGTGGTGAGGCAGAGCGGGGAGAGGGGGAACGTGGATATGCTGCATCTCCATCTTGCTCAGTTCCTACATCTTCGGCTTTATTCAAGAGCCTCTTCAGTGAGTTCCTGCCTTCGTCATACCCAGATCCTGATCTGCGGCTCATAAAATCAAGGGCGGCCATTTTCCCCTGCTGAAGCCGCCGTCTGCCGGCACGGTCTGTTAGCTGAGACTGTGCGTATTCCTGGAGGTTTTGACAGTCCAGGAGGGCAAGGCCTGTTCCGTTACTGCCATTTTGGGCCTGGGTTGCACAGGTCTTCCCGACTCCTACTCCCATCCCGGCACAGTGATTCTTTTGGGCTTTAGAATGGGTCATCTTCTTTGCTAGTTCTTCGGGCCAGATAGTACGCACGCTGTAGTCATCATCATCGGCTTGGAACGTACCCACCGGATGAGCTGCTCCGATGCCCCTTCCTGGGGGCTTGCCTCTGCGAGGGTTAAATGTCACCACTATGGGATCGCTGCTGCAGtagctgcaggtggagctgcCTGTCTGAGACGCTTTGGGGTTGCAGCCTGTGACGCAACTCTGTATCGCCCGTAGAGGGGCCGAGGAGGACAGCGGGGTACAGGGCAGGCATCCCCCTACCAATTTTTTGCGAAGGATGGCAGGACTCTCGAAGTTCCCGGCCTCACCAGAGCAGGAGGCACAGCGGAGAGGTTTGAACAGGCTTGCTCGGCAGTCAGACACAGTGCTGTTAGAAGAGGAGGtgttggaggtggaggtggtggagagaCACCCACCTAGATTTCTCAGGCCCATTTCTTTGCCTCCTCTCTTCACTGCTCCGACATTATGAACACAGGAGAACGAGGTGGACGagcttcctccacctccttggCAGTTAGTAGAGTGACCCTTACAACCTCTGCATCTTACCAACCTCCAGCAGCCGCAACTGAATGGGTGGGTGCAGTCGATGGTGCAGGTATGGTCAGGGCTGGGGAACCCTCCAGCGTGggaggagcagggggagaggGGTAGACCATGAAGAATGTGAGGGCGGAGATCCCTGGTGCGGGGCGGGTGCGGCTGGCTGAGCTGCTGAAACGAGACTGGGACATGGGTGGgttgggagggagggggtgacGGATAGTTGGAGTTTAGTATGGCAGCATGGGGCACAGGGACGGAGTTTTGGTGGTAGGGCAGACTGTGACTATTTTGGCTTTGTTGAACAGTTCCCAGTTTGGAATTCTTCTTGTGACCTAGAGAGGGAAATTCCTGGTCACTTCTGTTAGGGAAACTAGTGTTTTCCTTTTCACTCCTAAACCGACGCTGCTGCGCCTGAGCTGGGACGAATTGTAGGATGCCTTCGGGAGAAGATGACAGCTGACTGTGGCGACTTCTCTGTGACTTGTGTTCGGCACCACCTGGTCTACCCGCAGTTTCAGTTCTTCTCTCACATTGTCCTTGTACTAACTGTGAAGAGGCACATTTCCCTTTGCCACCTTTTACACTTCCGCTGCGCCCTAACGAGTTGCTGATTCCTTCTCCACGTCCTTCTTTGTCCACCGTTACCCTGATatcaatagtgtgtgtgtgggatggcAGCCGTGGGCCGAGAGTTACTGTGCCATTGCTATGGCAGTGGCTAGGGATGTGTCTGACACCTGCTGGGATGACCGGTTGATCGCTTTTGAATTTCTGCACACGAGCAGATCTGTGCTTGCATTCCAGAGTCAGAGATTTGCAGGAGGGCGGATAGAAATGGGAATGCGAAGGGTGGAGATAAGGAGGGTGTCCATTGGAAGAGGCTGATATTTGAGAGGAGTGCTGCGGGATGGTTTGAGGAGAAGCCTCACACAGGGCTATGTTTTTAGGGCGCTGAATGACCACTATGCGCTCATCAAGAGGAAGGGGAGGCATCTGGTTTTATGCAAAGCTGTCCaatgaagagggagagagagacagaaggagagtaGTCAGGAAACAATTGTCATTTTACAAACACTGAAAATATGGGTCACACTTTACATTCCATCAGtttagacacaaacaacacttgCTGATACAAATTATGAACATTGCCTTGCAgctattaaatatttatatgataAAGTGCATCATTTTGAGCATAGTTGGGTTTCTCTATTGATATGGTATGTCACAATATTGTGTAATTAAattaacaaataatacattatttgtgaaatgtaaaatacaacacatataatatatatatatatatatatatatatatatatatatatatatatatatatatatatatatatatatatgcatatgtatatttCTGTAAGTCATCTCTAAGGTGTCttttgcaaaacacacacagaacaaataCAACCAACCACCAACAATGTTGCATCTCAGTTTTTTGACCACTAAACATGTCACACATATTTCCTTTCATATTTTCCgcaaattaaaggaaaacttaTATAAAGAGAAAACCCACTGAGGTGCATGTT of Cottoperca gobio chromosome 14, fCotGob3.1, whole genome shotgun sequence contains these proteins:
- the LOC115019153 gene encoding uncharacterized protein LOC115019153, with amino-acid sequence MPPLPLDERIVVIQRPKNIALCEASPQTIPQHSSQISASSNGHPPYLHPSHSHFYPPSCKSLTLECKHRSARVQKFKSDQPVIPAGVRHIPSHCHSNGTVTLGPRLPSHTHTIDIRVTVDKEGRGEGISNSLGRSGSVKGGKGKCASSQLVQGQCERRTETAGRPGGAEHKSQRSRHSQLSSSPEGILQFVPAQAQQRRFRSEKENTSFPNRSDQEFPSLGHKKNSKLGTVQQSQNSHSLPYHQNSVPVPHAAILNSNYPSPPPSQPTHVPVSFQQLSQPHPPRTRDLRPHILHGLPLSPCSSHAGGFPSPDHTCTIDCTHPFSCGCWRLVRCRGCKGHSTNCQGGGGSSSTSFSCVHNVGAVKRGGKEMGLRNLGGCLSTTSTSNTSSSNSTVSDCRASLFKPLRCASCSGEAGNFESPAILRKKLVGGCLPCTPLSSSAPLRAIQSCVTGCNPKASQTGSSTCSYCSSDPIVVTFNPRRGKPPGRGIGAAHPVGTFQADDDDYSVRTIWPEELAKKMTHSKAQKNHCAGMGVGVGKTCATQAQNGSNGTGLALLDCQNLQEYAQSQLTDRAGRRRLQQGKMAALDFMSRRSGSGYDEGRNSLKRLLNKAEDVGTEQDGDAAYPRSPSPRSASPPSPVSFSPPPSAPSTLIKPRPWQRDREGGHSLPTAQSLHLALNSLNRDQDEENSRMHLSLPLSSSLPASLSDETAMTPDAENAVISPILPFLFLGNERDAQDLDLLLRLNIGYVVNVTTHLPLYHVNSGLRYKRLPATDNSKQNLRQYFEEVFEFIEEAYQSGQGVLVHCQAGVSRSATIAIAYLMKHTLMTMTDAYKYVRSRRPVVSPNLNFMGQLLEFERDLNSGVTPRILMPKLSGVETQV